From the genome of uncultured Desulfovibrio sp.:
CTTTTTCCGATTCACTGCGCGCACTTTCAATATGCACTTTCAAAGCCTGAACCATGAGCACCAACGAGGCGTACACACCCTGTTGACGACCTGAGTGCTCAAGATCGTAATCCCCTTCAGCCACCCGGCCCGCGATAAGCTGCAACTGCGCCGGGTCTTTGCCGAGCTGACGCTTGATGGCAAGCGTGATGCCCGCCGTAACCGCAATGCTGAACAGTATGCCCACGATGGCGAGCACGGCCCCGGCCATGCGCGACTGACGCGCAATTTCCTGCGCGCCTGCTGCTGCCTCCTGACTGCGCTGCACGTCGTGCTGCACAAGCTGGTCAAAATAGCGCGCAAGGCGGATAAAATCAGCCCTGCTGCGGGTGAACAGCGCAATGGAGCCATCCGTATCGCCCTCGCCCGCCAGACGGATAATTTCTTCGCGTGTGGCTTCCTCCGCGCGCAGCTGGGCTATGATGTTGCCCCACAGTTCATCATCTACCGGTTCGTCAGCCTGTTTACGGGCTTCGATCAATACCTGATAGGCCTCGGCGTGCTGCGCAAACTGCTTGAGTGCGCGCTTGATGCGGTCGCGATACTCGGCAATGGTGACTCTATCCGTATGCGGGGTGAGGGCCGCCAGATCGGAGCGGGCCGAATACAGCAGGGACGCCATGGCCTGCACCGCTACAAGCGAGGGTACATACTGCTGATCCATATGGCTGACGGCGTGATCAATACGGTCGGTATTGATGTAATACACGCCGAACAGCGCCAACATAAGAACAATGATGCTGCTGAACGAAAAAACCAGTTTCGTGGTCAGCCTCATGAGCACTCCCGTAGTTTGCTTGCTGTCGCCTGCGGAGACGGCAATAATCGTTACGCTTCAAATTGATAGTTGCTGCCGCTGATGCGTTTGCACTGCTTTTTCAGCGTGGCTGCGGCCCGCGCCAGATCAAAGCTGCTCTGGAAGTTGCTGGCCTTGACGCCGACAATTGTCAGAGACATGAGCGGGAAACGCTCCTCAATATTGCTGCGACTTTTGCCCTCAATGTAACCGCGCTGGACGTCATCAGCGCTGTAAAAGGCAGGCACGCTGTCGTTAAAGGCAGAAATAATGGCTTCGCACACGCTGGGGGCTGCTTGGGTGTCTGTTACGGCGATAAAATCATCACCGCCGATGTGGCCCACAAAATCATCCTCACAGGCGCTTTCCTTGATGATGGACGAAAGGCGCTTGAGCGCCCTGTCTCCATTTTTAAAGCCGTATTTGTCGTTGTAAGCCTTGAAGTTGTCGATATCGAAGTAGAGAACAATGCGCGGCAAGCCGAGGCGCACAAGGCGCTCCAGCTCGATATCTATGAGCGCGTTGCCGGGCAGTTCTGAAAGAGGGTTGAGCTGGCGAGCGTTGGCGACCTCAAGCTCAATACTTTTCTCAAGCAGTTCCTTGACTGTCACCACGCCCTGATAGCGCCCCTCGCGGGTTACGGTAACAAAGTCATAGAGTTTGGCGTCATCACGGCGCATGGCCTGACGCGCGACCAGATCAATGGTGCACTGGTGGTCTACACACAGAAATGAGCGGTCCATGACCGCCTCCACGGCTTTGTCGGCAAAGAGGGAAAAACCAAACCTGCCGCTCAGTTGCTCGTGCAGGCGGTTGCGCGTGAGCGCTCCAACGGGAATCTCGCCCATGACGACGCACAGGCCGTTGAGCTTGCTGTTTTTTTCAAACAGATCAACCACGCTGCGTATTGGCATGTGCGGCGGCACAACCGTGCCTGGGCGGCAAATATGCCGCACATGAAACTTGTGGACGCGCGCGCCGAAAAATCTGTTTTTGATTTTATTTTCGCGGTGAATGACCTGGAGAGCCACGGGATCTACAGCTCGAGGAGTGGGATCTGGCCTGCGGAGAAAATACCCCTGCCCGTAGGGCACATCAAAACTGATGAGGGTTGCCAGCTCTTCTTCGGTTTCTATGCCCTCGGCAATGATGCGTGTATTGGTGAGCGCCGCAAATTCCTGCATGCTCTTGATGAGCGCCTGCCGGGTGAGGTCTTTATCCACCCCGCGTATGAGCTGCATGTCGAGCTTGATAAAGTGCGGCTGCACGTCTGATATGAGGTTGAGGCCGGAATAGCCTGCGCCTGCATCGTCGATGCTGATCTGGTAATTCTGGCCTTTGTAGTGCTCGATAATCTGTTTGAAGCCACGCAGGTTCACAACCGACTCGCGTTCGGTGATTTCAAAAACGATATCCTCGGCGCTGATGGCAAAACGTGTCAAATATTCCTTGGTGAACCCCATGCCGAAGTGCGAATCCTGAATGATGTTCGGATTTACATTAAGGAACAGGCGGATGCCCGTTGGCATCTGGCGGGCAGCGCGCAGGGCGCTGCGCCTAAAGAGGTGCTCAAGCTCCAGCATGCGCCCGTTTTCCAGCGCGCACTGAAT
Proteins encoded in this window:
- a CDS encoding bifunctional diguanylate cyclase/phosphodiesterase → MPDSSAQDLFVDTFCDLPLHPAGLADSHSHPCRASSMVPPPASTSLNVATADDEQRRQDLLDVLQNQVITSVLQPIVSLRDGAVFGYEALGRGPAGTPLENPEALIQCALENGRMLELEHLFRRSALRAARQMPTGIRLFLNVNPNIIQDSHFGMGFTKEYLTRFAISAEDIVFEITERESVVNLRGFKQIIEHYKGQNYQISIDDAGAGYSGLNLISDVQPHFIKLDMQLIRGVDKDLTRQALIKSMQEFAALTNTRIIAEGIETEEELATLISFDVPYGQGYFLRRPDPTPRAVDPVALQVIHRENKIKNRFFGARVHKFHVRHICRPGTVVPPHMPIRSVVDLFEKNSKLNGLCVVMGEIPVGALTRNRLHEQLSGRFGFSLFADKAVEAVMDRSFLCVDHQCTIDLVARQAMRRDDAKLYDFVTVTREGRYQGVVTVKELLEKSIELEVANARQLNPLSELPGNALIDIELERLVRLGLPRIVLYFDIDNFKAYNDKYGFKNGDRALKRLSSIIKESACEDDFVGHIGGDDFIAVTDTQAAPSVCEAIISAFNDSVPAFYSADDVQRGYIEGKSRSNIEERFPLMSLTIVGVKASNFQSSFDLARAAATLKKQCKRISGSNYQFEA